The Candidatus Nezhaarchaeales archaeon genome includes the window AGGGTCGGTTACAGGGATTTAGTTCAAAGTATAGCTAGAAGGCTGGGAGTTAAGGGTTACGTGGAAAACTTAAAGGATGGAAGCGTTCAAATCGTTTGTGAGGCCGAAGAAGGGGTTTTAGAGAATTTCGTTAAGGAGATAAAAGTGAAGGAAGACTTCATAGAGGTCGAAGAGGTTAAAATCATTGAAAAATCCGAGGCCACCGGAG containing:
- a CDS encoding acylphosphatase, producing the protein MIRARILAEGRVQRVGYRDLVQSIARRLGVKGYVENLKDGSVQIVCEAEEGVLENFVKEIKVKEDFIEVEEVKIIEKSEATG